Proteins co-encoded in one Brassica rapa cultivar Chiifu-401-42 chromosome A02, CAAS_Brap_v3.01, whole genome shotgun sequence genomic window:
- the LOC117131853 gene encoding agglutinin receptor-like: MSHTQPSSGTPLSPMSHTQPSSETPLSPMSQQPNLTHEETMIESAASPKSQQNEDYTQSSSETPLSPMSQQPNLTNEDTMNESDDETPALDTQVFSPNLTKEKETETSTDERPSNPNQDGKPDDEIVREKLTSESPASQSQVLQKETVEMNETPSSPIAPKSIETPVYTPSQTQQIEREPSDDTPALDTQVYTPNLTKERETQTSTDETTPKTNQGEGKPDDEIVIESPAAQTQVLQKETLEMNETPSSPISPKSIEAQVFTPIQKQQVNVQKILEISSNV; encoded by the exons atgtctcacacGCAACCATCCAGTGggacacctttatctccaatgtctcacacgcaaccatcgagtgagacacctttatctccaatgtctcaacagcctaatttgacacatgag gagACAATGATTGAATCAGCTGCATCTCCAAAGTCTCAACAAAATGAG gaTTACACGCAATCATCGAGTGAGacgcctttatctccaatgtctcaacagcctaatttgacaaatgag gacacaatgaatgaatcagatgatgaaactcctgcccttgatactcaagtattctctcctaatctgacaaaagag aaagaaacagaaacGTCTACCGATGAGAGGCCATCCAATCCTAATCAAGATGGAAAACCAGATGATGAG attgtgaGAGAGAAATTAACAAGTGAGTCACCTGCTAGTCAGAGTCAAGTTTTGCAGAAAGAAACAGTAGAAATGAATgagacaccttcttctccaatagCTCCAAAGAGTATTGAAACTCCCGTTTATACTCCAAGTCAGACTCAGCAG attgagagagagccATCGGATGACACGCCTGCCCTTGATACTCAAGTTTATACTCCTAATCTGACaaaagag AGGGAAACACAAACCTCTACTGATGAAACGAcacccaaaactaatcaaggagaaggaaaaccagatgatgag attgtgatTGAGTCACCTGCTGCTCAGACTCAAGTTTTGCAAAAAGAAACACTGGAAATGAATgagacaccttcttctccaatatctccaaagagtattgaggctcaagtttttactccaattcagaaacagcaggtaaatgttcaaaaaatcttgGAGATTTCAAGTAATGTTTGA
- the LOC117131986 gene encoding uncharacterized protein LOC117131986, with amino-acid sequence MGDSVPLKLALPELKYPIGSQPKEKSAINQYSGSEYISIVKSILKPDEMMRVRGSFLGPIMKLSERGLKLSGKIVYAILTRSIVSVKENEAWFHFGAQPMRRTTKGTERFNWELLKGRSHKLSDVVDQLRNTREDASEERVCLAMLILVESILLRKSKGGSFPLEYAKNAQDMTYPWGKEAYIVLLKSIQNAVANHLENKSKFELQGYPLVFLLWILESIPLLRNKFSKCVPTVEVPGPTYLCEKYTEIENPSLDRVLQVEADTKLKVHCILPSIPHDPEDDISIEDKYSDELETVKDVTKKGYKITADDWENRCVDTFDTLDALIQMMANKETGQASTPIDEDSVNEKVNRIITSWKETAMFFPLT; translated from the exons atgggAGATTCAGTACCTCTAAAACTAGCACTGCCAGAGCTGAAGTATCCTATTGGTTCACAGCCAAAGGAAAAGTCAGCAATCAACCAATACTCCGGCTCAGAGTATATCTCTATTGTCAAAAGCATCCTAAAACCAGATGAGATGATGAGAGTCCGGGGATCATTTCTGGGACCTATAATGAAGCTCAGTGAGAGAGGATTGAAGTTATCAGGAAAGATAGTCTACGCCATTCTCACTAGAAGCATCGTTTCTGTCAAGGAGAATGAAGCCTGGTTCCATTTCGGTGCGCAGCCAATGag AAGGACCACGAAGGGAACCGAGAGATTTAATTGGGAATTGCTAAAGGGGCGTAGTCATAAGTTAAGTGACGTGGTGGACcagctcagaaacacaagagaagatgcttctgaGGAGAGAGTATGCCTCGCAATGCTCATCCTGGTAGAGAGCATATTATTGCGGAAGAGCAAAGGAGGGAGTTTTCCTTTGGAATATGCGAAAAATGCACAGGATATGACATATCCATGGGGAAAAGAGGCTTACATTGTGCTCCTGAAGTCAATTCAAAACGCTGTCGCGAATCATTTGGAGAATAAATCCAAATTTGAGTTGCAAGGTTATCCTCTAGTATTCCTTCTTTGGATACTAGAGTCGATTCCTTTGCTAAGGAATAAGTTCAGTAAGTGTGTACCAACAGTTGAGGTTCCTGGGCCGACTTACTTGTGTGAAAAATACACTGAGATAGAGAATCCATCACTTGATAGGGTTTTACAGGTTGAAGCTGATACAAAG CTGAAGGTCCATTGCATACTACCTTCTATTCCTCATGATCCAGAAGATGATATCTCCATTGAAGACAAATATAGTGACGAGTTGGAAACAGTGAAAGATGTAACAAAGAAAGGGTACAAGATTACAGCCGATGACTGGGAAAATAGGTGTGTAGACACATTTGACACATTGGATGCTCTTATTCAAATGATGGCAAATAAGGAGACTGGCCAAGCTTCTACTCCGATTGATGAGGATTCAGTAAATGAAAAAGTGAACAGGATCATCACG AGTTGGAAGGAAACAGCAATGTTTTTCCCACTAACGTGA